The Streptomyces sp. CC0208 genome window below encodes:
- a CDS encoding ABC transporter substrate-binding protein translates to MLNRRNFLTAAIGVAAAGTLAACAKEDGDSSTSSGGSKTITLGFSQVGSESGWRSANTDSVKSAAKEAGYNLKFSDAQQKQENQISAIRSYIAQKVDVIAFSPVVVTGWDAVLKEAKAAKIPVVLTDRSVETSDQSLYVTLVGSDFTDEGRRAARILEKVLTKAGHKGAVKIAQLEGTTGAAPAIERAKGFKEVMDADHADDWKIVVSQTGDFTRAGGKQVMAAFLQSNPDVNVLFAHNDDMAIGAIQSIEAAGKKPGKDILIVSIDGVKDGFVAMSEGKINAIVECNPLLGPQLMDVVKKVKNGEKVERWIKTKEGDFMQDQAKAALPTRKY, encoded by the coding sequence ATGCTCAACAGAAGGAACTTCCTCACTGCGGCGATCGGCGTGGCGGCGGCGGGCACCCTGGCGGCCTGTGCCAAGGAGGACGGGGACTCCAGCACCTCCTCCGGCGGCAGCAAGACGATCACCCTCGGCTTCTCCCAGGTCGGCTCCGAGAGCGGCTGGCGCAGCGCCAACACCGACTCGGTGAAGTCCGCGGCCAAGGAGGCGGGTTACAACCTGAAGTTCTCCGACGCCCAGCAGAAGCAGGAGAACCAGATCTCCGCCATCCGCAGCTACATCGCGCAGAAGGTGGACGTCATCGCCTTCTCCCCGGTCGTCGTCACCGGCTGGGACGCGGTGCTCAAGGAGGCCAAGGCCGCGAAGATCCCGGTGGTCCTCACCGACCGCTCCGTCGAGACCTCCGACCAGTCCCTGTACGTCACCCTGGTCGGCTCCGACTTCACCGACGAGGGCCGCCGCGCCGCCAGGATCCTGGAGAAGGTCCTGACGAAGGCCGGTCACAAGGGCGCCGTGAAGATCGCCCAGCTGGAGGGCACCACCGGTGCCGCCCCCGCCATCGAGCGCGCCAAGGGCTTCAAGGAGGTCATGGACGCGGACCACGCGGACGACTGGAAGATCGTCGTCAGCCAGACCGGTGACTTCACCCGCGCCGGCGGCAAGCAGGTCATGGCGGCCTTCCTGCAGTCCAACCCGGACGTCAACGTGCTCTTCGCGCACAACGACGACATGGCCATCGGCGCCATCCAGTCCATCGAGGCGGCGGGCAAGAAGCCCGGCAAGGACATCCTGATCGTCTCGATCGACGGCGTGAAGGACGGCTTCGTGGCCATGTCCGAGGGCAAGATCAACGCCATCGTCGAGTGCAACCCGCTGCTCGGCCCCCAGCTGATGGACGTCGTGAAGAAGGTCAAGAACGGCGAGAAGGTCGAGCGCTGGATCAAGACCAAGGAGGGCGACTTCATGCAGGACCAGGCCAAGGCCGCGCTCCCCACCCGCAAGTACTGA
- a CDS encoding mandelate racemase/muconate lactonizing enzyme family protein: protein MRITGISTHVVGTPWRNLTYVQVHTDEGLTGVGETRMLGHTDALLGYLHEAKTNHILGSDPFAVEDLVKRMKYGDYGRAGEIVMSGIAVIEMACWDIKGKALGVPVWQLLGGKVTDKVKAYANGWYTTERTPEAYHKAARGVMERGYKALKIDPFGTGHFELDHEQSQYAVSLIEAVRDAIGPDAELMLEMHGRFSPATAVRLAKDLAPFKPAWLEEPVPPENLKALEKVAAKVDMPVATGERIHDRIEFRELFESQAVDIIQPDVGHIGGIWETRKLAATAETHYMLVAPHNVGGPVLTAASLQVGFTAPNFKILEHFNDFADAEIKKVVKGAPQVVDGYFHLSDAPGLGVELDVDAAAEFPQQQARFDLWAEGWERRKPKGAAK, encoded by the coding sequence GTGCGCATCACGGGAATCAGCACGCACGTGGTCGGGACGCCATGGCGGAACCTGACCTACGTCCAGGTGCACACCGACGAGGGACTCACCGGAGTCGGCGAGACCCGCATGCTGGGCCACACCGACGCCCTGCTCGGCTATCTGCACGAGGCGAAGACGAACCACATTCTCGGGTCGGACCCGTTCGCTGTCGAGGACCTCGTCAAGCGTATGAAGTACGGCGACTACGGCCGGGCCGGCGAGATCGTGATGTCCGGTATCGCCGTGATCGAGATGGCCTGCTGGGACATCAAGGGCAAGGCCCTGGGTGTGCCCGTCTGGCAACTGCTCGGCGGCAAGGTCACCGACAAGGTCAAGGCGTACGCCAACGGCTGGTACACCACCGAGCGGACGCCGGAGGCCTACCACAAGGCCGCCCGGGGGGTCATGGAGCGCGGCTACAAGGCGCTCAAGATCGACCCCTTCGGCACCGGGCACTTCGAGCTCGACCACGAGCAGAGCCAGTACGCCGTCTCGCTCATCGAGGCCGTCCGTGACGCCATCGGGCCGGACGCCGAGCTGATGCTGGAGATGCACGGCCGTTTCTCCCCCGCCACGGCCGTCCGCCTGGCCAAGGATCTCGCGCCCTTCAAGCCCGCCTGGCTGGAGGAGCCGGTGCCGCCGGAGAACCTGAAGGCGCTGGAGAAGGTCGCCGCCAAGGTGGACATGCCGGTCGCCACGGGTGAGCGGATCCATGACCGCATCGAGTTCCGCGAGCTCTTCGAGAGCCAGGCCGTGGACATCATCCAGCCCGACGTCGGCCACATCGGCGGCATCTGGGAGACGCGGAAGCTGGCCGCGACCGCCGAGACCCACTACATGCTGGTGGCGCCCCACAACGTGGGCGGGCCGGTCCTGACCGCCGCCTCCCTCCAGGTCGGCTTCACCGCTCCGAACTTCAAGATCCTGGAGCACTTCAACGACTTCGCCGACGCGGAGATCAAGAAGGTCGTCAAGGGCGCCCCGCAGGTCGTGGACGGCTACTTCCACCTCTCCGACGCCCCCGGCCTCGGTGTCGAGCTGGACGTCGACGCCGCCGCCGAGTTCCCGCAGCAGCAGGCCCGGTTCGACCTGTGGGCCGAGGGCTGGGAGCGGCGCAAGCCCAAGGGCGCCGCGAAGTGA
- the yjfF gene encoding galactofuranose ABC transporter, permease protein YjfF, which translates to MSTTTETPATPGAPERRTTSRSARLLGDRRLSVLVTAALFLVMYIVGLSRYQNYGFGDSQVFLNLFIDNGYLLVAAVGATFVIMSGGIDLSVGSVIGFTTMLTAWLVQDVGLPLLLVIPISLAVGAFGGFLMGYVIHNFEIQPFIVTLAGLFLFRGLCLVISKESIAIDDSDVSSLAQTRVPLGVGELSIGAVVALVVLAAAFYILHYTRFGRRVYAVGGNEQSALLMGLPLGGTKIAVYTMSGFCSALAGLLFMLYIQSGDPLHAVGMELDAIAAVVIGGTLLTGGSGYVLGTLFGVLVLGLIKSIIQFEGTLSSWWTKIATGVLLCAFILIQRVMTARKKT; encoded by the coding sequence ATGAGTACGACCACTGAAACTCCCGCGACACCAGGCGCGCCGGAGCGTCGTACGACGTCCAGGTCCGCCCGTCTGCTCGGCGACCGACGGCTGTCCGTCCTGGTCACGGCCGCGCTGTTCCTCGTGATGTACATCGTCGGCCTCAGCCGCTACCAGAACTACGGCTTCGGCGACTCGCAGGTGTTCCTCAACCTGTTCATCGACAACGGCTATCTGCTGGTCGCCGCCGTCGGGGCCACCTTCGTCATCATGTCCGGCGGCATCGACCTGTCGGTGGGCTCGGTGATCGGCTTCACGACGATGCTCACGGCGTGGCTGGTCCAGGACGTGGGCCTACCCCTGCTCCTGGTGATCCCGATATCCCTGGCCGTGGGAGCGTTCGGCGGCTTCCTCATGGGCTATGTGATCCACAACTTCGAGATCCAGCCGTTCATCGTGACGCTCGCCGGTCTCTTCCTCTTCCGGGGCCTGTGCCTGGTCATCAGCAAGGAGTCGATCGCCATCGACGACTCTGACGTGAGCAGCCTCGCCCAGACGCGAGTGCCGCTGGGCGTGGGGGAGTTGTCGATCGGCGCCGTCGTGGCCCTGGTCGTCCTGGCCGCGGCCTTCTACATCCTGCACTACACCCGTTTCGGACGCCGGGTCTACGCCGTCGGCGGCAATGAGCAGTCGGCCCTGCTGATGGGCCTCCCGCTGGGCGGCACGAAGATCGCGGTCTACACGATGAGCGGCTTCTGCTCCGCGCTGGCCGGCCTGCTCTTCATGCTCTACATCCAGTCCGGTGACCCCCTGCACGCCGTGGGCATGGAACTCGACGCGATCGCCGCGGTGGTCATCGGCGGCACCCTGCTGACGGGCGGATCCGGCTACGTCCTGGGCACCCTCTTCGGCGTCCTCGTCCTCGGCCTGATCAAGAGCATCATCCAGTTCGAGGGCACGCTCAGCTCCTGGTGGACGAAGATCGCCACCGGTGTGCTGCTCTGCGCGTTCATCCTGATCCAGCGCGTGATGACGGCCCGTAAGAAAACCTGA
- a CDS encoding MarR family transcriptional regulator, with protein MPTPHKTRPDALTMEVVELIGDVVARFYSDYEDAAAEHALTGAQARLLSLLSLEPLPMRKLAQKLKCEPSNVTGIVDRLEARGLVERRPDPADRRVKVAAATQEGVRVARDLREGLRFAREPLAGLSQGERESLRDLLRRMRDA; from the coding sequence ATGCCCACTCCTCACAAGACCCGGCCCGACGCGCTCACCATGGAAGTCGTGGAGCTCATCGGGGACGTGGTGGCCCGCTTCTACTCGGACTACGAGGACGCGGCCGCGGAGCACGCCCTCACCGGGGCGCAGGCGCGGCTGTTGAGTCTGCTGTCCCTGGAGCCGCTGCCCATGCGCAAACTGGCCCAGAAGCTGAAGTGCGAGCCGTCGAACGTCACCGGGATAGTGGACCGGCTGGAGGCGCGGGGACTGGTGGAGCGGCGGCCCGATCCCGCGGACCGCCGAGTGAAGGTGGCGGCGGCGACTCAGGAGGGCGTGCGGGTGGCGCGGGACCTTCGCGAGGGGCTGCGGTTCGCGCGGGAGCCGCTGGCAGGGCTGTCCCAGGGCGAGCGGGAGTCACTGCGGGACCTGCTGCGGCGGATGCGGGACGCGTAG
- a CDS encoding alcohol dehydrogenase catalytic domain-containing protein yields the protein MRTAVVIEAPGEHQLVEHTPREPAAGEALVRVHAVGICGSDREVYQGNRPEGYVRYPLTPGHEWSGTVEAVGSGVPVSLLGRKVVGEGFRNCQVCDRCHAGETTLCTAGYEETGFTQPGAMAATLTLPARLLHALPDDADLTAAALLEPAACIAAAALKANARPGERVAVVGTGTLGMFAVQLLKAGSPAELLVVGTRPDRAELSRTFGATDFRTRDQELPDDFDVVIETAGSASAANTAASLLRRGGRLVLTGIPAPGADGLDPTDLVVRQLEVHTVFGAPPDAWAHTVRVFGAGLLNPLPLVTHELPLDEFPQAIELVGSGDPKVGKVLLRP from the coding sequence GTGAGGACCGCGGTCGTCATCGAGGCGCCCGGCGAGCACCAGCTCGTCGAGCACACCCCTCGGGAGCCCGCCGCAGGCGAGGCGCTGGTCCGCGTCCACGCCGTCGGCATCTGCGGCAGCGACCGCGAGGTGTACCAGGGCAACCGGCCCGAGGGGTACGTCCGCTACCCCCTCACGCCCGGCCACGAGTGGTCCGGCACGGTCGAGGCGGTGGGCTCCGGGGTTCCGGTGTCGCTCCTCGGCCGCAAGGTGGTGGGCGAGGGCTTCCGGAACTGCCAGGTCTGCGACCGCTGCCACGCGGGCGAGACCACGCTGTGCACGGCCGGCTACGAGGAGACGGGCTTCACCCAGCCCGGCGCCATGGCCGCCACGCTCACCCTGCCGGCCCGGCTGCTGCACGCCCTCCCGGACGACGCCGACCTGACGGCGGCCGCGCTCCTGGAACCCGCCGCCTGCATCGCCGCCGCCGCTCTCAAGGCGAACGCGCGGCCCGGCGAGCGGGTCGCCGTCGTGGGCACGGGGACGCTCGGGATGTTCGCCGTCCAGCTCCTGAAGGCGGGTTCCCCGGCGGAGCTGCTGGTGGTGGGCACCCGCCCGGACCGTGCGGAGCTCTCGAGGACCTTCGGCGCCACCGACTTCCGCACCCGGGACCAGGAGCTGCCGGACGATTTCGACGTCGTCATCGAGACCGCCGGATCGGCCTCCGCCGCCAACACCGCCGCCTCGCTGCTCCGACGCGGTGGCCGGCTCGTCCTCACCGGCATCCCGGCCCCGGGCGCCGACGGACTGGACCCGACCGACCTCGTCGTACGGCAGTTGGAGGTGCACACCGTGTTCGGGGCGCCGCCGGACGCCTGGGCGCACACGGTGCGGGTCTTCGGAGCCGGGCTGCTCAATCCGCTGCCGCTCGTCACACACGAGTTGCCGCTGGACGAATTCCCCCAGGCCATCGAGTTGGTGGGGTCCGGCGATCCGAAGGTCGGGAAAGTCCTCCTACGGCCATGA
- the chvE gene encoding multiple monosaccharide ABC transporter substrate-binding protein, translated as MRTRRAALTAIAGAASLALTLTACGQDSKGGSEESTGSAKGGTIGIAMPTKSSERWIADGNNVVKNLKAKGYKTKLVYGEDDPDQQVSQIENLITQGVKGLIVAAIDNKSLNNVLQQAKDAKIPVIAYDRLILGTPNVDYYASFDNTKVGELQASYIVDKLGLKSGKGPFNIELFAGSNDDNNTKYFFGGAMSVLQPYIDSKKLVVKSGQTKINQVTTLRWDGTTAQHRMEDVLTSSYKSGRVDAVLSPYDGISIGIIAALKSDGYGSASKPLPVITGQDAELASVKSIIAGQQTQTVYKDTRKLAEVASTMVDDVLNGKKPEVNDTKTYDNGSKVVPAYLLQPVSVDKSNYTKELVDTGYYKASELN; from the coding sequence ATGCGTACTCGTCGAGCCGCACTCACCGCCATAGCCGGCGCCGCCTCGCTCGCCCTCACCCTCACCGCCTGCGGCCAGGACAGCAAGGGCGGCAGCGAGGAGAGCACGGGCAGCGCCAAGGGCGGCACCATCGGCATCGCGATGCCGACCAAGTCCTCCGAGCGCTGGATCGCCGACGGCAACAACGTCGTCAAGAACCTCAAGGCCAAGGGCTACAAGACCAAGCTGGTCTACGGCGAGGACGACCCCGACCAGCAGGTCTCGCAGATCGAGAACCTGATCACGCAGGGCGTCAAGGGCCTGATCGTCGCGGCCATCGACAACAAGTCGCTGAACAACGTGCTCCAGCAGGCCAAGGACGCCAAGATCCCGGTCATCGCCTACGACCGTCTGATCCTCGGCACGCCGAACGTCGACTACTACGCGTCGTTCGACAACACCAAGGTCGGTGAGCTGCAGGCCAGTTACATCGTCGACAAGCTGGGCCTGAAGAGCGGCAAGGGCCCCTTCAACATCGAGCTGTTCGCCGGCTCCAACGACGACAACAACACCAAGTACTTCTTCGGCGGCGCGATGAGCGTGCTGCAGCCGTACATCGACAGCAAGAAGCTCGTCGTCAAGTCCGGCCAGACCAAGATCAACCAGGTCACCACGCTGCGCTGGGACGGCACCACCGCCCAGCACCGCATGGAGGACGTCCTCACCTCCTCGTACAAGAGCGGCCGGGTCGACGCGGTCCTGTCGCCGTACGACGGCATCTCCATCGGCATCATCGCCGCGCTGAAGTCGGACGGCTACGGCTCCGCGAGCAAGCCGCTGCCGGTCATCACCGGTCAGGACGCCGAGCTCGCCTCGGTGAAGTCGATCATCGCCGGCCAGCAGACGCAGACCGTCTACAAGGACACCCGCAAGCTCGCAGAGGTCGCCTCGACCATGGTGGACGACGTCCTCAACGGCAAGAAGCCCGAGGTCAACGACACCAAGACGTACGACAACGGCTCCAAGGTCGTCCCGGCCTACCTGCTGCAGCCGGTCAGCGTCGACAAGAGCAACTACACCAAGGAACTGGTCGACACGGGCTACTACAAGGCGAGCGAGCTCAACTAG
- a CDS encoding NADP-dependent oxidoreductase, translating to MINREWHLVSRPVGWPKPEDFALVEAEVPTPGAGQVLVRNKYLSVDPYMRGRMSAAKSYAAPFELGKVMQGGAVGEVMESNAEGIAVGDHVLHFFGWREYAVMDAKHAVKVDADQAPLSTYLGVLGMTGLTAYAGLLRTASFKEGDSVFVSGAAGAVGSQVGQIAKLKGASRVIGSAGSDEKVKLLVEEYGFDAAFNYKNGKVSDQLREAAPDGVDVYFDNVGGDHLEAAIGSLNQGGRIAVCGMISVYNNTEAAPGPRNLARLIQTRGRIEGFLVGDHYDLQPEFVSEVGPWVASGELKYRETVVEGIENNLEAFLGVLRGDNTGKMIVKL from the coding sequence ATGATCAACCGCGAATGGCACCTCGTCTCCCGCCCCGTCGGCTGGCCGAAGCCCGAGGACTTCGCCCTGGTCGAAGCCGAGGTCCCGACCCCCGGTGCGGGCCAGGTACTGGTCCGCAACAAGTACCTCTCCGTCGACCCGTACATGCGCGGCCGCATGAGCGCCGCGAAGTCGTACGCCGCGCCCTTCGAGCTCGGCAAGGTCATGCAGGGCGGCGCGGTCGGCGAGGTCATGGAGTCCAACGCCGAGGGCATCGCCGTCGGTGACCACGTCCTGCACTTCTTCGGCTGGCGCGAGTACGCGGTCATGGACGCGAAGCACGCCGTCAAGGTGGACGCCGACCAGGCCCCCCTGTCGACGTACCTCGGTGTCCTCGGCATGACCGGCCTCACCGCCTACGCCGGCCTTCTGCGCACCGCCTCCTTCAAGGAGGGCGACTCGGTCTTCGTCTCCGGCGCCGCGGGTGCCGTCGGCAGCCAGGTAGGCCAGATCGCCAAGCTCAAGGGCGCCTCCCGGGTCATCGGCTCGGCCGGCTCCGACGAGAAGGTCAAGCTGCTCGTCGAGGAGTACGGCTTCGACGCGGCCTTCAACTACAAGAACGGCAAGGTCAGCGACCAGCTGCGCGAGGCCGCCCCGGACGGTGTCGACGTCTACTTCGACAACGTCGGCGGTGACCACCTGGAGGCCGCCATCGGCTCCCTCAACCAGGGCGGCCGGATCGCGGTCTGCGGCATGATCTCCGTCTACAACAACACCGAGGCCGCCCCCGGCCCGCGCAACCTCGCCCGTCTGATCCAGACCCGCGGCCGCATCGAGGGCTTCCTGGTCGGCGACCACTACGACCTCCAGCCGGAGTTCGTCTCCGAGGTCGGCCCGTGGGTGGCGTCCGGAGAGCTCAAGTACCGCGAGACGGTCGTCGAGGGCATCGAGAACAACCTGGAGGCGTTCCTCGGGGTCCTGCGCGGCGACAACACCGGAAAGATGATCGTCAAGCTCTGA
- a CDS encoding LacI family DNA-binding transcriptional regulator: MNHVQLRPPTMADVARLAGVSHQTVSRVLGDHPNVRDETRAKVQRAIEEMGYRRNSSARALATRRTRTLGVVASNTTLYGPASTLFALEEAARAKGYTVSTVSLRRLAVETLSEALDHLSEGGVEGVIALAPQRSAVEALAELRRPFPVVAVGTGSGAEIPSVNVDQWLGGRLATRHLLAAGHRTVWHLAGPEDWQEATDRAAGWRATLEAAGVEPPMPLRGDWSPLSGYRAGQELAGWVGRGLTAVFVANDQMALGVLRALREAGVRTPQDVAVVGFDDIPESEFFAPPLTTVRQDFATVGKRSIDLLLDLIEGREPSGTPGVAIEPQLVVRASTAPD; the protein is encoded by the coding sequence GTGAACCACGTACAGCTTCGGCCGCCCACCATGGCCGACGTGGCACGCCTGGCCGGGGTGTCCCACCAGACCGTCTCCCGCGTACTGGGGGATCACCCCAATGTGCGGGACGAGACGCGTGCCAAGGTGCAGCGCGCGATCGAGGAGATGGGCTATCGCCGCAACTCCTCGGCGCGGGCCCTGGCGACCAGACGCACCCGGACCCTGGGTGTGGTCGCCTCCAACACCACCCTCTACGGACCGGCCAGCACGCTGTTCGCGCTTGAGGAGGCGGCGCGTGCCAAGGGGTACACCGTCTCGACGGTCAGTCTGCGCAGGCTCGCGGTGGAGACCCTCTCCGAGGCCCTGGACCACCTCAGCGAGGGCGGGGTGGAGGGGGTGATCGCCCTCGCTCCGCAGCGGTCGGCGGTCGAGGCCCTCGCCGAACTCCGCCGTCCCTTCCCGGTGGTGGCCGTGGGGACCGGCTCGGGCGCGGAGATCCCCAGTGTCAACGTGGACCAGTGGCTGGGCGGGCGGCTGGCCACTCGTCATCTGCTGGCCGCCGGCCACCGCACGGTCTGGCATCTCGCCGGGCCCGAGGACTGGCAGGAGGCGACCGACCGGGCCGCCGGCTGGCGAGCGACCCTCGAAGCGGCGGGCGTCGAGCCGCCGATGCCGCTGCGGGGGGACTGGAGTCCGCTGTCGGGCTATCGTGCGGGGCAGGAACTGGCCGGCTGGGTGGGCCGCGGACTGACCGCCGTCTTCGTCGCCAACGACCAGATGGCACTGGGGGTGTTGCGGGCGCTGCGTGAGGCGGGCGTACGCACTCCCCAGGACGTCGCGGTGGTCGGCTTCGACGACATCCCGGAATCGGAGTTCTTCGCTCCACCGCTCACCACCGTCCGGCAGGACTTCGCGACGGTGGGCAAGCGGAGCATCGACCTGCTGCTGGATCTCATCGAAGGCCGGGAGCCCTCCGGGACGCCCGGAGTCGCCATCGAACCCCAACTCGTCGTCCGGGCCAGCACCGCACCGGACTGA
- a CDS encoding ABC transporter permease, producing the protein MTTTSRWRALTRHNLFWPVAVLVALLLVNVPFTPDFFAIHMTNGHLYGSLVSIVLFGSPLILVAVGMTLVIATGGIDLSVGAVVAITGALTCSYISDQADQGALSSVLLAMGLGLIAAVVCGLWNGFLVARMGIQPIIATLIIMVAGRGVAQLITDGQIITINSEPYKLIGGGYWLTLPFSIFVVAAVVAVTVLLTRRTALGLLVESVGGNAEASRLVGIRSMRIKIMVYVFCAVCAGIAGLMISSNTSAADGNNAGLWIELDAILAVVIGGTSLLGGRFSIGGTVIGALVIQTLTTTIYTIGVPTQTNLVFKAAVVIVVCLLQSPKFRAKVFGARAKATGPAAPAAVAESADPAPKMEVS; encoded by the coding sequence GTGACCACCACCTCCCGCTGGCGAGCACTGACGCGCCACAACCTGTTCTGGCCGGTCGCGGTCCTGGTGGCCCTGCTGCTCGTCAACGTCCCCTTCACGCCCGACTTCTTCGCGATCCACATGACGAACGGCCACCTCTACGGCAGCCTCGTGTCGATCGTGCTGTTCGGCTCGCCCCTGATCCTGGTGGCGGTCGGCATGACCCTGGTCATCGCCACCGGCGGCATCGACCTCTCGGTCGGCGCCGTGGTCGCCATCACCGGGGCCCTGACCTGTTCGTACATCAGCGACCAGGCCGACCAGGGCGCCCTGTCCTCGGTGCTGCTCGCGATGGGCCTCGGCCTGATCGCGGCGGTGGTCTGCGGACTGTGGAACGGCTTCCTCGTCGCCAGGATGGGCATCCAGCCCATCATCGCGACCCTCATCATCATGGTCGCCGGCCGCGGTGTCGCCCAGCTGATCACCGACGGCCAGATCATCACCATCAACAGCGAGCCGTACAAGCTCATCGGCGGCGGCTACTGGCTGACGCTGCCCTTCTCCATCTTCGTGGTGGCCGCGGTCGTGGCCGTCACCGTCCTGCTGACCCGCCGCACGGCCCTCGGTCTGCTCGTCGAGTCGGTGGGCGGCAACGCCGAGGCCAGTCGTCTGGTGGGCATCCGGTCGATGCGCATCAAGATCATGGTGTACGTGTTCTGCGCGGTGTGCGCGGGCATCGCGGGCCTGATGATCAGCTCCAACACCTCGGCCGCGGACGGCAACAACGCCGGCCTGTGGATCGAGCTCGACGCGATCCTGGCCGTCGTCATCGGCGGCACCTCGCTGCTCGGCGGACGCTTCTCCATCGGCGGCACGGTCATCGGCGCGCTGGTCATCCAGACCCTCACGACGACGATCTACACCATCGGCGTTCCCACCCAGACCAACCTGGTCTTCAAGGCAGCCGTCGTCATCGTCGTGTGCCTGCTCCAGTCCCCGAAGTTCCGCGCCAAGGTCTTCGGCGCCCGCGCGAAGGCGACGGGCCCGGCAGCGCCCGCCGCGGTCGCCGAGTCCGCCGACCCCGCTCCCAAGATGGAGGTGTCGTGA
- a CDS encoding sugar ABC transporter ATP-binding protein, which yields MAEPQPVLEMTGIVKEFPGVRALSGVDFRLFPGEIHALMGENGAGKSTLIKVLTGVYSLDGGTITLDGKAVRIGSPLQAQQAGISTVYQEVNLCPNLSVAENIFIGREPTRAGRIQWKRMRKEAAELVDRLGLDIDVTAPLSSYPLAVQQLVAIVRSVGTGDSDGEGSGTKVLVLDEPTSSLDRDEVLELFRLMRQLRDEGVAILFVSHFLDQIYEICDRMTVLRNGTLVGEHMVRDLDQVGLIELMIGKALDQLEELHDQQLHADVGESLLKAEGLGRAGGIAPFDLDIKKGEVVGLAGLLGSGRTELARLLFGADQPDSGTVTIGGKQVSLSAPNDAIGAGVAFCSENRKTEGLVPDLTVRENIILALQAARGWTRPIPTAQRDELVAKYIKALDIRPANPEARVGQLSGGNQQKVLLARWLITQPKLLILDEPTRGIDIGAKTEIQKLVVSLSEDGMSVLYIAAELEEVLRLSHTIGVLRDRKLVAQLTNGPEITPSKILETIASGEHQ from the coding sequence ATGGCAGAGCCGCAGCCCGTCCTGGAGATGACGGGCATAGTCAAAGAGTTTCCGGGGGTAAGGGCTCTGTCGGGCGTCGACTTCCGGCTCTTCCCCGGCGAGATCCACGCCCTGATGGGCGAGAACGGGGCAGGGAAGTCCACTCTGATCAAGGTGCTGACCGGGGTCTACTCCCTGGACGGCGGCACCATCACCCTCGACGGCAAGGCCGTGCGGATCGGCAGCCCGCTGCAGGCGCAGCAGGCCGGCATCAGCACGGTCTACCAGGAGGTCAACCTCTGCCCCAACCTGTCGGTGGCGGAGAACATCTTCATCGGACGTGAACCCACCCGCGCGGGCCGCATCCAGTGGAAGCGCATGCGCAAGGAGGCGGCGGAGCTCGTCGACCGTCTCGGCCTCGACATCGACGTCACCGCGCCGCTGTCCTCGTACCCCCTCGCGGTGCAGCAACTGGTCGCGATCGTACGGTCGGTGGGCACCGGTGACAGCGACGGCGAGGGCTCCGGCACCAAGGTCCTGGTCCTGGACGAGCCGACCTCCAGCCTTGACCGCGACGAGGTGCTCGAACTGTTCCGCCTGATGCGGCAGTTGAGGGACGAGGGGGTGGCGATCCTCTTCGTCTCCCACTTCCTCGACCAGATCTACGAGATCTGCGACCGCATGACCGTGCTGCGCAACGGCACCCTGGTCGGCGAGCACATGGTCCGCGACCTCGACCAGGTCGGGCTGATCGAGCTGATGATCGGCAAGGCCCTGGACCAGCTGGAGGAGCTCCACGACCAGCAACTCCACGCGGACGTGGGCGAGTCGCTGCTGAAGGCGGAGGGCCTCGGCAGGGCCGGCGGTATCGCCCCCTTCGACCTGGACATCAAGAAGGGCGAGGTCGTCGGCCTCGCGGGCCTGCTCGGCTCCGGCCGCACCGAACTGGCCCGGCTGCTCTTCGGCGCCGACCAGCCGGACAGCGGCACGGTGACCATCGGCGGCAAGCAGGTCTCCCTGAGCGCCCCGAACGACGCCATCGGCGCCGGGGTCGCGTTCTGCTCGGAGAACCGCAAGACCGAGGGCCTGGTCCCGGATCTGACGGTCCGTGAGAACATCATCCTCGCCCTGCAGGCGGCCCGCGGCTGGACCCGGCCCATCCCCACCGCACAGCGCGACGAACTCGTCGCCAAGTACATCAAGGCGCTGGACATCCGCCCCGCCAACCCGGAGGCCAGGGTCGGCCAGTTGAGCGGCGGAAACCAGCAGAAGGTGCTTCTCGCCCGCTGGCTGATCACCCAGCCCAAGCTGCTGATCCTGGACGAGCCGACGCGCGGCATCGACATCGGTGCCAAGACGGAGATCCAGAAGCTGGTGGTCTCCCTCTCCGAGGACGGCATGTCCGTGCTCTACATCGCGGCCGAGCTGGAGGAGGTCCTCCGCCTCAGCCACACCATCGGGGTGCTGCGCGACCGCAAGCTGGTGGCACAGCTCACCAACGGGCCCGAGATCACCCCCAGCAAGATCCTCGAGACCATCGCGAGCGGAGAACACCAGTGA